One genomic window of Verrucomicrobiia bacterium includes the following:
- a CDS encoding 1-acyl-sn-glycerol-3-phosphate acyltransferase, with product MNLQRTQKPYVFRPPRSARWFRPLLHLISAGFLRFRFRIRRLSVKGEQELIRLARKGESVLVTPNHADHADPCLLVEVGRRVGLAFQFMAARECFERGPLSRFVLQRSGAFSVDREGNDLAALRTAMSLLRTGHHPLVIFPEGEIYHHHEELDLLNEGPATIALRVAGKLPLGRRAYAIPTAIRIRHDPAVEGTFARRLEVLERRITWKPQRHLGVTDRILRIGSVLLSIKEEEFLGETRRGDLHERIVWLQEFLVGSVERRHDLQPMGSELSPRISTLRHRIRLELLSDAASRHPQRREQLDDDLDRLFAAQQLYSYRGRYLESRPTLDRIAETLFKLDEDVLGAGTYPAARFAEISFGHPIEIGPSGRENGRNLRASAAVLTRELRQRIQDMLTVDVPVPLQERSEILGSATASCRAR from the coding sequence GTGAACCTGCAGCGGACCCAGAAACCGTACGTTTTTCGGCCGCCCCGGTCGGCGCGCTGGTTTCGCCCATTGCTTCACCTGATTTCGGCCGGGTTCCTCCGGTTCCGGTTTCGCATCCGACGCCTGTCGGTCAAGGGGGAGCAGGAGCTCATTCGCCTCGCCCGGAAAGGTGAGTCCGTCCTGGTGACTCCCAACCATGCCGATCATGCCGACCCCTGTCTCCTGGTTGAAGTCGGCCGCCGAGTCGGGCTCGCCTTCCAGTTCATGGCAGCCCGGGAATGCTTCGAGCGGGGCCCGCTCAGCCGATTTGTCCTTCAACGCTCGGGCGCCTTCTCCGTCGATCGCGAAGGCAACGATCTCGCTGCCCTGCGGACCGCGATGAGCCTTCTCCGCACGGGGCATCATCCACTGGTGATCTTCCCGGAAGGCGAGATCTACCACCACCACGAGGAACTCGACTTGCTCAATGAGGGACCCGCGACGATCGCGTTGCGCGTCGCGGGGAAACTACCCCTCGGGAGGCGGGCCTACGCCATCCCCACTGCCATCCGCATCCGGCATGATCCGGCAGTGGAAGGGACATTCGCGCGCCGATTGGAGGTCCTGGAACGCCGCATCACCTGGAAACCCCAGCGGCATCTCGGCGTGACCGACCGTATCCTACGAATCGGAAGCGTCCTCCTTTCCATCAAGGAGGAGGAATTCCTGGGTGAGACACGCCGCGGCGACCTACATGAACGCATCGTTTGGCTTCAGGAATTCCTCGTCGGGAGCGTCGAACGACGGCACGACCTCCAACCCATGGGATCCGAACTTTCCCCAAGGATCAGCACCCTTCGCCACCGCATCCGCCTCGAGTTGCTCAGCGACGCCGCGAGCCGCCATCCCCAACGAAGGGAGCAGCTCGATGACGATCTGGATCGCCTGTTCGCCGCCCAGCAACTGTACAGTTACCGAGGCCGTTATCTGGAGAGTCGCCCCACCCTCGATCGCATCGCGGAGACCCTCTTCAAGCTCGACGAAGACGTCCTCGGGGCGGGCACCTACCCCGCGGCGCGATTCGCCGAAATCTCGTTCGGACATCCGATCGAGATAGGACCCTCTGGACGCGAAAACGGACGCAACCTCCGTGCCTCCGCCGCCGTGTTGACGCGCGAGCTCCGTCAGCGAATCCAGGACATGCTGACCGTCGACGTGCCCGTGCCCCTTCAGGAACGGAGCGAAATCCTCGGGTCCGCCACAGCGTCGTGTCGCGCCCGATAA
- a CDS encoding AMP-binding protein has translation MALARGRDVQADGLQHLPSEGGALLVSNHVSASDALIIAGALRRRVLVVLREDDPALRVAGAGSSRCEAIVLPRAASPRELQDRFRQVAEALRGGQWVCVFGEGQVSRTGQMLPFGTDSEEIMKGVEAPIVPVGLVIAPGRGWSRWRESVWVHFGNPVSSATTAVEIRNAVQEAVSEAWRRRAQVCEPLHRAFRRTARRHPFRFAMGDARVPSLGFLAALAGAIHLARKLRSHWAAEEKVGILLPPSVTGALVNFAALLAGKVVVNLNYTSSSQTIASCLSQCGIRTLITSRLFLEKAKVNPPCPVLALEDAVGKPRWGERLVALAMGGLLPASWLERALGRTQHARPDDLATIIFSSGSTADPKGIPLTHANVAANIAQLAQVYRLNSRDRMLGVLPFFHSFGYTATLCLPATLGLGVAYHPTPLDAAAVGRLVRDYGLTFLLGTPTFLQLYLNGCRPDDFGSLRVVMVGAEKLPDRLATAFEDKFGIRPFEGYGCTECAPAVAVNTHDFRTTGVLQVGAKRGSIGHPLPGIAVRIVDPVTEQPVPAGQPGLLLVRGPNVMQGYLGRSDLTARAFRQGWYVTGDIATMDDDGFLRITDRLSRFSKIGGEMVPHLRVEECLHELAAVTQLTFVVTSVPDERKGERLVVLHTLPDVPLRACLDQLAKADLPNLWKPKPDAFFRVESFPQLGSGKLDLRRIKELARSLAS, from the coding sequence ATGGCCTTGGCGCGGGGTCGAGACGTCCAAGCCGACGGACTGCAACACCTGCCTTCGGAGGGCGGGGCGCTCCTGGTCTCCAACCATGTGTCCGCCTCCGATGCCTTGATCATTGCCGGCGCCCTCCGGCGGCGCGTGCTTGTCGTCTTGAGGGAGGACGACCCGGCGTTGCGAGTGGCCGGCGCAGGGTCGTCTCGCTGCGAGGCGATCGTCCTGCCCCGCGCCGCGTCGCCGCGCGAACTTCAGGACCGGTTTCGGCAGGTCGCCGAGGCCCTTCGCGGAGGCCAATGGGTCTGCGTGTTCGGCGAAGGGCAGGTAAGTCGGACGGGCCAGATGTTGCCCTTCGGGACAGACAGCGAGGAGATCATGAAAGGAGTGGAGGCTCCCATCGTTCCGGTGGGGCTTGTGATCGCCCCGGGCCGGGGGTGGTCCCGGTGGCGGGAATCGGTCTGGGTGCACTTCGGAAACCCCGTTTCCTCCGCCACGACCGCCGTTGAGATCCGGAACGCGGTGCAGGAGGCGGTGAGCGAGGCCTGGCGGCGGCGGGCACAAGTGTGCGAACCTCTTCACCGAGCCTTTCGGCGGACCGCACGGCGTCACCCGTTCCGGTTCGCCATGGGCGATGCCCGAGTTCCTTCTCTCGGATTTCTGGCCGCGCTGGCCGGCGCGATCCACCTGGCCCGAAAGCTGCGAAGTCACTGGGCCGCGGAGGAGAAGGTCGGCATCCTCCTGCCTCCCTCTGTGACAGGTGCTCTGGTCAACTTCGCCGCGCTGCTGGCCGGGAAGGTCGTGGTGAACCTCAACTACACGAGTTCGAGCCAAACCATCGCATCCTGTCTGAGCCAGTGCGGAATCCGCACCTTGATCACCTCCCGGCTCTTCCTGGAGAAAGCGAAGGTGAACCCGCCCTGCCCCGTGTTGGCCCTGGAGGACGCTGTCGGAAAACCGCGATGGGGCGAACGACTCGTTGCGTTGGCCATGGGCGGGCTACTTCCGGCTTCCTGGCTGGAACGGGCTCTGGGGCGAACCCAGCACGCCCGCCCGGACGACCTTGCCACCATTATCTTCTCGAGCGGTAGCACCGCCGATCCCAAGGGCATCCCGCTCACCCATGCCAACGTGGCCGCCAACATCGCGCAGTTGGCGCAGGTCTATCGACTGAACTCCCGTGATCGGATGCTCGGGGTGTTGCCCTTCTTCCACTCGTTCGGCTACACGGCCACGCTCTGCCTCCCGGCAACCTTGGGGCTGGGCGTTGCCTACCATCCGACTCCGCTGGATGCGGCGGCCGTGGGTCGCCTGGTTCGCGATTACGGGCTGACCTTCCTCCTCGGCACCCCGACCTTTCTTCAGCTCTACCTCAACGGCTGCCGCCCGGACGATTTCGGCAGCCTGCGCGTTGTCATGGTCGGCGCCGAAAAGTTGCCGGATCGCCTGGCGACGGCGTTCGAGGACAAGTTCGGCATCCGACCTTTCGAAGGCTACGGATGCACGGAATGCGCGCCTGCGGTGGCGGTGAACACCCACGATTTCCGCACCACGGGCGTCCTGCAGGTCGGTGCGAAGCGGGGGAGCATCGGCCATCCCCTCCCTGGCATCGCGGTTCGCATCGTGGATCCCGTGACGGAACAGCCCGTTCCAGCGGGGCAACCAGGCCTGTTGCTCGTGCGCGGCCCGAATGTGATGCAGGGGTACCTGGGACGCTCCGACCTCACGGCGCGTGCCTTCCGCCAGGGCTGGTACGTCACGGGAGACATCGCCACGATGGATGACGACGGCTTTCTGCGGATCACCGACCGCCTGAGCCGGTTCAGTAAGATTGGCGGCGAAATGGTGCCGCATCTCCGGGTGGAGGAATGTCTGCACGAGTTGGCCGCCGTCACCCAGTTGACGTTTGTCGTCACCAGCGTGCCAGACGAACGCAAGGGCGAACGCCTGGTGGTTTTGCATACCCTGCCCGACGTGCCGTTGCGCGCCTGCCTTGACCAACTGGCCAAAGCTGATCTTCCCAACCTTTGGAAGCCGAAGCCGGACGCCTTCTTCCGTGTTGAAAGCTTCCCCCAGCTCGGATCGGGTAAGCTTGACCTCCGTCGCATCAAGGAACTCGCCAGGAGCCTTGCCTCGTGA
- a CDS encoding BBE domain-containing protein, with protein MKTSYVNDLNTDAIGLLIERCRQVPSPQSHVVLYTPGGAVGRVPADATAVSYRNALHILLWVGMWNSTDEDESNRAWMRESWGTAERFGSAGFYPDYEAETAPERMTAAFGAAKFQRLAALKARFDPSHLFRLNQNIPSARVSPGWRWV; from the coding sequence ATGAAGACCTCCTACGTGAACGATCTGAACACCGACGCCATCGGATTGCTGATTGAACGGTGCCGCCAGGTGCCTTCACCCCAGAGCCACGTGGTGCTTTACACCCCGGGCGGGGCGGTCGGGCGCGTGCCGGCGGACGCAACGGCGGTCTCCTATCGCAACGCCCTGCATATCCTGCTGTGGGTGGGCATGTGGAATTCGACCGACGAGGATGAATCCAACCGGGCGTGGATGCGGGAATCCTGGGGGACCGCCGAGAGGTTCGGTTCCGCCGGATTCTATCCGGACTACGAAGCCGAGACCGCTCCCGAACGCATGACTGCGGCGTTTGGCGCGGCCAAGTTTCAGCGATTGGCCGCGTTGAAGGCCAGGTTTGATCCATCCCACCTGTTTCGGCTGAACCAGAACATTCCATCGGCGAGGGTTTCGCCAGGATGGAGATGGGTCTGA